The DNA window GAAGACGCCGACCTCGACCGGGAAGGGCGGCTTCGAACGCGGCTCGCCGCGCAGGCCTTCGATCGAATTGAAGAGTGCCGTCTCTTCGCCGCAGATGTAGGCGCCGGCGCCGCGGCGGATCTCGATGTCGAAGTGGAAGTCGGCACCGGCGACAGCCTCGCCCAGGAGCCCCGCCGCGCGCGCCGCCCGGATCGCGTGTCGCAGCCGGGTTTCGGCCAGCGGATACTCGCCGCGCAGGTAGATCATCCCTTCCGTCGCGCCGCAGGCGAAGCCGGCGATCGTCATCGCCTCGACGATCGCGAAGGGGTCCTCTTCGAGCAGCACGCGGTCCTTGAAGGTGCCGGGCTCCGACTCGTCGGCGTTGCAGATCACGTAGCGCCGCGGCTCTGCGGCGCGAGCGACCGCCTCCCACTTGCGGCCCGCGGGAAAGGCGGCGCCGCCGCGCCCGACGAGCTTCGAAGCGGTGACCTCGGCGATGACGCCGGCGGCCCCTAGCGCCATCGCCCGGCGCAGCGCGCGATAGCCGCCCGCGGCCCGGTAGTCGTCGAGGCTCGCCGGGTCGACGATGCCGACCCGCGACAGGAGCTTGAGCCCGGCGCTTCCGGCCTGGGGTACCGAGCGCCGCAGCACCTGCAGGCGCGCGGCGGGGGCGATGAAGAGCTCGGTGGTGTCGCCCTCGAGAGCGCGCGCGACGGCGGCGGCGTCGCGGATCGGACCCAGTGTCGCCGTATGGCGCGTCGCGCCGGCGTGCACCGCGAGCGCCGCCGGCGCGCGCTCGCACAGGCCGAGGCAGGGGCTGCGAATCCACGTGCCGCCGCCGGGGACCACCGGCTCGCCGGCCGGGCCGAGCTCGCGCTCGAGCCGGGAGCAGAGCTCTTCGGCGCCGCGCAGCCGGCAGGCGAGGTCGTCGCAGACGTGGGCGACCGCGAGCGGGCGCGGCGCGGTCGAGAACAGGTGGTAGAAGGTGACGACGCCCCAGGCGTCGGCGGGCGGCACGGTGAGCCGCTGGCAGATGTAGTTGAGCGCCCCTTCGCTCACCCAGCCGACGCGATCCTGGACGGCATGGAGAGCCGGCAGGAGGAGGTCCCTCTGGTCGCGCGCCGCCCGGCCGCCGTGGGCGCTCCTCCCGTCGCGTTCGATGTTGCGCGCGGCGCCCTCCCAGCCGGAGGAGGCGGTGCCGAGGAGGCTGTCGACGGCGGCCCTTTCTTCGTGCGTCGGCTCGGCGCCGTGTACCTGGATGTCCATCTAGCCTTTCCCCGTGAGCTCGGAGATCTCCAGCGGTGAGGGCAAGTCCGGCTGCAGGATCGGCTCGATACGAATCGCCGCCGCCTTGAACTCGGCCGTGCCGGAGACCGGGTCGACGGCGTCGATCGTCAGCAGATTCGTCGCCACCTCTTCCGGGAAATGGAAGGTCATGAAGGTGAGGCCCGGGCGCAGCGCCGGGTCGATGTGGATCGGAGTTTCGAGACTGCCGCGCCGCGATGTGACCCGCACGAGGTCGCCGTTCGTCACTGCGAGGCGGGCGGCGTCCTCGGGAGAGAGATCGAGCGTCTCGCCGCGCCGGGTCGGCGAGGCGTAGCTGCCGGTCTGGACGCCCGTGTTGTACTCGGCGAGACGCCGCCCGGTGGTGAGGCGGAACGGGAAGTCGGCGTCGAGGCGGTCGACCGGCGGGTCGTTCTCCAGGACGTGGAATGGCGCGCGCCGTCCGACGACCGGCCGTTCCCAGAGGCGGCCGTGCAGGAAGAGCTCTCCGGGATGAGTCTCGTCGTAGCACGGCCACTGCAGGCCGCTCTCGGCTTCGAGGCGGGCGTAGCTCATCCCGGCGTGCGCGGGCGAGAGCCTCCGCACTTCGTTCCAGATCGACTCCGAGTCGGGCCGCCCCCAGTCGTGACCCATGCGCCGCGCGAGGGCGAACAGGATGTCGAGGTCGTCGCGCGCGCCTTCGGGGGGAGGGATCGCCATCCGCACCCGCTGCACGCGGCGTTCGCTCGAGGTCACCGTGCCCTCGGACTCGCACCAGCCGGCCGCCGCCGGGAAGACGACGTCGGCGACCTCGGCGGTGGCGGTGAGCGAGATGTCCTGCACCACCAGGCAGTCGAGTCCCTCGAGGAGCCGCCGCGTGCGCACCTGATCGGCCTCGCTGCGCATCGGGTTCTCGCCGATGACGTAGAGCGCCTTCATCGCGCCGTGCTCCATCGCCTCGAACATGCCGGAGAGGTGGAGTCCCTTCTTCGGCGGAATCGTGACCCCCCAGGCGCGCTCGAAGGCGGCGCGCAGGGGAGCGTTCTCGACGTGCTGGAAACCGGCGAGCCGGTCGGGGATCGCCCCCATGTCGCCGCCGCCCTGGACGTTGTTCTGCCCGCGCAGCGGATTCAACCCCGAGCCGTACCGGCCGACGTGGCCGCACAGCAGCGCCAGGTTGATGAGCGCGAGGACGTTGTCCACCGCGTTGTGGTGCTCGGTGATGCCGAGCGTCCAGCAGATCATGGCGCGTGGCGCGGTCGCGAAGGCGTGCGCGATCTCGCGGATGACCGCCGCCGGGACGCCGGTCTCCTTCTCGCCGCGCGCGAGGGTCCAGGTGGCGACATGCGCACGGAAAGCCTCGATGCCGCTGGTTGCGTTCTCGATGAACTCCCTGTGCTCGAGGCCGGCGGCGAGGATCTCGTGCGCGATCGTGTTGGCGAGCGCGATGTCCGAGCCGACGTCGAGTCCGGCCCAGAGGTCGGCCCATTGCGCCGAGGTCGTGCGGCGCGGATCGATCGCGATGAGCTTCGCGCCGCGGTGGACGCCCTGGAGCAGATGATGGAAGAAGATCGGGTGCGTCTCGCGGGCGTTCGATCCCCACAGGAGGACGCAGTCCGTCTCCTCGATCTCCCTGTAGGAGCTCGTTCCGCCACCCGCTCCGAACACCGTCGCCAGACCGGCGACGCTAGGGGCGTGTCAGGTGCGGTTGCAGCTGTCGACGTTGTTCGTGCCGATGGCGACGCGGGTGAACTTCTGGGCGATGAAGTTCATCTCGTTCGTCGTCTTCGAGCAGCTGAACATGCCGAAGCCCTGCGGCCCCTTGTCGGCGACGACGGCCTTGAAGCCTGCCGCCGCGCGGTCGAGAGCCTCGTCCCAGGTCGCCGGGCGAAGACTCTCACCCTTGGAATCGCGAATGAGGGGCACGGTCAAGCGGGCGTTCTGGGGCGCGTTCGGACGGCCGTTCCGGCGCTGGTTGCTGGACATGCGGAAAAGGCTAACATGTTAGGGATGACGTCGCTGCCCCGTTCTCCCGCTGCCGCTTCACCCGGCGCCGCCATGACGGATGGGAGACCGCAGCCAGACGACCAGCCCGCCGCACGCCAGTGGCTGGAGACTCCCGTGCGGCGCCTGCGCAGCGGCCGGGTCGACACCGCGCTCGACCGGGTGGCCGTCGAGGCGCCGCTCGAGATCCGTCTGGGAGATCGCCCGTTCACCGTGCTCATGCGCACTCCGGGGAGCGACGAAGAGCTCGTCGCGGGTTTCCTCTACAGCGAGGGGATCGTGCGCAGCGCCTCGGAGATCCTCGCCCTCGGCCACCCGGAGGCACTCCTCGACGGCGATTGCCGGAACGTCGTGGCGGTCGAGCTCGCCCCCGGCACCTCGGCGACCGCGCGCAGCTTCTACGCCTCGGCGAGCTGCGGGGTGTGCGGCAAGAGCTCGATCGCCGACCTCGCGATCCAGGCTCGGCCCGTGGTCTCGGGCCTCGGCGTCGGGCGCGCCCGGCTCGAGTCCCTCCCCGATCGCCTGCGCGCGGCGCAGCCGGTCTTCGCCGAGACCGGCGGCCTCCATGGCGCGGCGCTCTTCGACGCCGCCGGGACGCTCCTCGCCGCGCGCGAGGACATCGGCCGCCACAATGCGGTCGACAAGCTCATCGGCTGGGCGCTCGAACACCGGCTCCTGCCGCTCTCCGAAACCGTGCTGGTGGTCTCCGGCCGGCTCGGCTTCGAGATCGTCCAGAAGGCGATCGTCGCCGGCATTCCGCTCGTCGCCTCGGTCGGCGCCGCCTCATCGATCGCCGTCCATCTGGCCGAGAGCTTCGGCCTCACTCTCGCTACCTTCGTCAAGCCGGGCAACGTGAATCTCTACGGCAGCATCGAGCGGGTGATCCCATGATCGTGGACTCGGGCGACTCGAAAAGTGCGAAGAACAGGGATCGTCCCAGAGCTTCTTCTTCCCGTTTTCTCACGCGGGTCGGCAAGGCTGCCGCGATGGCGGCCCTGCTTTCGTTCATGGCGTGTGCGCGCACGCCGGGCGGCGCCTCCGACGCCCAGGCGAGCGTCATCCTCATCGTCGTCGACACGCTCCGTGCCGATCATCTGAGCCTGGGCGGCTACGCGCGGCCGACGTCGCCGCGTCTCGAAGAGTACGCCAGGCGCGGCGTCTACTTCGAACGCTTCTATTCGCACGCCTCCTGGACACGCCCGTCGATCGCGACGCTGCTGACGTCGCTTCATTC is part of the Thermoanaerobaculia bacterium genome and encodes:
- a CDS encoding NAD(P)H-dependent oxidoreductase subunit E, translated to MDIQVHGAEPTHEERAAVDSLLGTASSGWEGAARNIERDGRSAHGGRAARDQRDLLLPALHAVQDRVGWVSEGALNYICQRLTVPPADAWGVVTFYHLFSTAPRPLAVAHVCDDLACRLRGAEELCSRLERELGPAGEPVVPGGGTWIRSPCLGLCERAPAALAVHAGATRHTATLGPIRDAAAVARALEGDTTELFIAPAARLQVLRRSVPQAGSAGLKLLSRVGIVDPASLDDYRAAGGYRALRRAMALGAAGVIAEVTASKLVGRGGAAFPAGRKWEAVARAAEPRRYVICNADESEPGTFKDRVLLEEDPFAIVEAMTIAGFACGATEGMIYLRGEYPLAETRLRHAIRAARAAGLLGEAVAGADFHFDIEIRRGAGAYICGEETALFNSIEGLRGEPRSKPPFPVEVGVFGKPTLVNNVETLANVPWILLEGGEAFCATGTPESSGTKLFCLSGEVQRPGLYEVPFGATLGELLELAGGVQGARPLRAILLGGAAGSFVGPDRLAMPLTFEGTRAAGTTLGSGVVLVYSEAADLGDALLRIASFFRHESCGQCVPCRVGTVRQEELLERLRRGAPLGDRAREMELFGELAQAMRDASICGLGQTASTAIASGLALFDPFSGAPSTPERAHLEEGS
- a CDS encoding molybdopterin-dependent oxidoreductase; this encodes MSSNQRRNGRPNAPQNARLTVPLIRDSKGESLRPATWDEALDRAAAGFKAVVADKGPQGFGMFSCSKTTNEMNFIAQKFTRVAIGTNNVDSCNRTUHAPSVAGLATVFGAGGGTSSYREIEETDCVLLWGSNARETHPIFFHHLLQGVHRGAKLIAIDPRRTTSAQWADLWAGLDVGSDIALANTIAHEILAAGLEHREFIENATSGIEAFRAHVATWTLARGEKETGVPAAVIREIAHAFATAPRAMICWTLGITEHHNAVDNVLALINLALLCGHVGRYGSGLNPLRGQNNVQGGGDMGAIPDRLAGFQHVENAPLRAAFERAWGVTIPPKKGLHLSGMFEAMEHGAMKALYVIGENPMRSEADQVRTRRLLEGLDCLVVQDISLTATAEVADVVFPAAAGWCESEGTVTSSERRVQRVRMAIPPPEGARDDLDILFALARRMGHDWGRPDSESIWNEVRRLSPAHAGMSYARLEAESGLQWPCYDETHPGELFLHGRLWERPVVGRRAPFHVLENDPPVDRLDADFPFRLTTGRRLAEYNTGVQTGSYASPTRRGETLDLSPEDAARLAVTNGDLVRVTSRRGSLETPIHIDPALRPGLTFMTFHFPEEVATNLLTIDAVDPVSGTAEFKAAAIRIEPILQPDLPSPLEISELTGKG
- the fdhD gene encoding formate dehydrogenase accessory sulfurtransferase FdhD, translating into MTDGRPQPDDQPAARQWLETPVRRLRSGRVDTALDRVAVEAPLEIRLGDRPFTVLMRTPGSDEELVAGFLYSEGIVRSASEILALGHPEALLDGDCRNVVAVELAPGTSATARSFYASASCGVCGKSSIADLAIQARPVVSGLGVGRARLESLPDRLRAAQPVFAETGGLHGAALFDAAGTLLAAREDIGRHNAVDKLIGWALEHRLLPLSETVLVVSGRLGFEIVQKAIVAGIPLVASVGAASSIAVHLAESFGLTLATFVKPGNVNLYGSIERVIP